Proteins encoded within one genomic window of Glycine soja cultivar W05 chromosome 1, ASM419377v2, whole genome shotgun sequence:
- the LOC114373726 gene encoding uncharacterized protein LOC114373726, whose product MDGCFDGMDTRITQLEEDVVSIASAANVFVQVNNIPMLNGTNFKVWKEAIEIVLGCMDLHLTLRTKRSTSTLKAFNEVKIEKWDCSNRMCIMIMKGSIPEGFRGSISEGENAKKFIDEIEQYFAKNEKAKTSNHLAKLISMKYKGKSNIWEYIMEMSNLASKLKTLKLELGEDLLVHLVLISLPAHFGQFKVSYNTQKDKWSLNELISHCVQEEERLQRDRSESAHLSFTSQNKKRKKLRVLLKGLLSKRNQRRMKNLPATSARSLDT is encoded by the coding sequence ttTCTATTGCTAGTGCTGCAAATGTATTTGTTCAAGTGAATAATATCCCTATGCTGAATGGGACAAATTTTAAGGTCTGGaaggaagccatagaaattgtTCTCGGCTGTATGGATTTGCATTTGACACTGAGAACGAAACGATCCACTTCCACTCTGAAAGCCTTCAATGaggtaaaaattgagaaatggGATTGTTCAAATCGAATGTGCATTATGATCATGAAGGGCTCTATTCCAGAAGGGTTTCGAGGCTCTATTTCTGAGGGTGAAAATGCAAAGAAATTTattgatgaaattgaacaatacttTGCCAAAAATGAGAAGGCGAAGACGAGTAACCATTTGGCTAAACTCATCTCCATGAAGTATAAGGGAAAAAGTAATATATGGGAGTACATAATGGAAATGTCTAACTTGGCATCTAAACTAAAAACACTTAAGTTAGAGCTTGGTGAAGATCTGCTTGTGCATTTAGTTTTGATCTCACTTCCTGCACactttgggcaattcaaagtgaGTTATAACACTCAGAAGGACAAATGGTCCCTTAATGAACTTATATCTCACTGTGTACAAGAGGAAGAGAGGTTGCAGAGAGACAGATCTGAAAGTGCCCATTTAAGCTTCACCTCtcagaataagaaaagaaagaaactaaGGGTATTGCTGAAGGGTCTTCTCAGCAAAAGAAACCAAAGAAGGATGAAGAATTTACCTGCTACTTCTGCAAGAAGTCTAGACACATGA